One window of the Branchiostoma lanceolatum isolate klBraLanc5 chromosome 3, klBraLanc5.hap2, whole genome shotgun sequence genome contains the following:
- the LOC136430276 gene encoding serine/threonine-protein kinase BRSK2-like isoform X3 has protein sequence MSGEHQMVGPYRLEKTLGKGQTGLVKLGVHCVTGKKVAIKIVNREKLSESVLQKVEREIAILKLIEHPHVLRLYDVYENRKYLYLVLEHVSGGELFDYLVKKGRLTPKESRRFFRQIISALEFCHNHSVCHRDLKPENLLLDEKNNIRVADFGMASLQVGDNMLETSCGSPHYACPEVIRGERYDGRKADIWSCGVILFALLVGALPFDDDNLRTLLEKVKKGVFHIPHFVPPDCQNLLRGMIEVDPVKRLTIEKIKTHPWVIILTACSDPNQSPNFFDQLKLSLMETFSSKNARGSRDPDLEKLPRHPSVECIPKQLRPIPSMEDIDPDVLASMNSLGCWKDKNKLIRDLLSEEKNTEKIVYFLLLDRKERKPSYEDENEIHIRNRCPSDDPPRKRVDSLSLNGRRRPERGLSMDALHNGTGSPPMSARRAIEIAQQGQRYRSRSLSTTPMSSPYHSPKVTPQHTPHHTPKGSPLHTPVHTPRNLTPTSSPTPTPPGSPGMGGQAEWKRRLTTIKNSFLGSPRFHRRKLQVPSAEEMSLTPDSSPEMTKKSWFSSLIGSDKEETIFVVIKDRPISTIKADIVHAFLSMPGLTHNVVSPTSFKAEYKNAGGTSSMFSKPVRFQVDITPSEGMSEKQSAIYSVSFTLISGPSRRFKRVVELIQQQLLSTPTPPTHTSHSRTYDEVPNDRSPTGRYEQFGPSGYAAPAGAYPRAPGTRRKSFDSAANYENEVFDSDLQFSPRHGSPRRDTAKLIANGQPVGRRRSSRGTDLAADFRRETNL, from the exons GTGGAGAGAGAAATTGCCATCCTGAAGCTTATAGAACATCCACATGTACTTAGGTTGTATGATGTCTACGAAAACAGAAAATACCT CTATCTAGTACTTGAACATGTATCAGGAGGGGAGTTGTTTGACTACTTAGTGAAAAAAGGACGTTTGACGCCAAAGGAATCACGGAGATTCTTCAGACAAATCATCTCTGCACTGGAATTTTGTCACAACCACTCTGTATG TCACAGAGACTTAAAACCAGAGAACCTGCTGCTGGATGAGAAGAACAACATCCGAGTAGCCGACTTTGGGATGGCTTCCTTACAAGTTGGTGACAACATGCTGGAGACTAGCTGTGG GTCACCACATTATGCATGTCCAGAAGTGATCAGG GGAGAGAGGTATGACGGGAGAAAAGCAGACATCTGGAGCTGTGGAGTTATATTGTTTGCATTGTTAGTG GGTGCCTTGCCATTTGATGATGATAACTTGCGGACATTGTTAGAAAAAGTAAAGAAGGGCGTGTTCCATATACCACATTTTGTTCCACCTGATTGTCAAAATCTGCTGCGTGGCATGATTGAGGTGGACCCAGTGAAGAGATTAACA ATTGAGAAAATCAAAACTCACCCTTGGGTAATCAT TTTGACTGCTTGTAGTGACCCGAATCAGTCGCCAAACTTCTTCGATCAGTTGAAGCTGTCTTTGATGGAGACCTTTAGTTCTAAAAATGCAAG GGGCAGCAGAGATCCAGACCTGGAGAAGCTGCCCAGACATCCGTCAGTGGAG TGTATTCCAAAGCAGCTACGTCCGATCCCGTCGATGGAGGACATCGACCCTGACGTGCTGGCCAGCATGAACTCCCTCGGCTGCTGGAAGGACAAGAACAAGCTCATCAGGGACCTCCTCAGTGAAGA GAAGAACACTGAGAAGATAGTGTACTTCCTGTTGCTGGACCGGAAGGAGAGGAAACCCAGCTATGAAGACGAAAACGAGATTCACATACGCAATAGGTGTCCATCAG ATGATCCACCAAGAAAGAGAGTGGACTCTCTCTCCTTGAACGGCAGGCGGCGCCCGGAGCGCGGCCTCTCCATGGACGCATTACACAACGGTACAGGCTCTCCGCCCATGTCGGCGAGACGAGCCATTGAAATTGCACAGCAGGGCCAGAGGTACCG gTCACGCAGTTTGTCGACGACACCCATGTCGTCCCCCTACCACAGCCCCAAGGTCACTCCCCAGCACACCCCACACCACACACCAAAGGGAAGTCCGCTCCACACCCCTGTCCACACCCCACGGAACCTCACCCCCACGTCCAGCCCCACCCCCACTCCCCCGGGGAGCCCCGGGATGGGGGGCCAGGCCGAGTGGAAGAGGAGGTTAACCACGATAAAGAACAGCTTCCTGGGCTCCCCTCGCTTCCACAGGAGGAAGCTCCAAG TTCCAAGTGCAGAAGAGATGTCTCTGACGCCGGATAGCTCACCTGA GATGACGAAGAAGTCGTGGTTCAGCAGTCTGATTGGCTCGGACAAGGAGGAGACGATTTTCGTGGTCATCAAAGatcgaccaatcagcaccatCAAGGCTGATATAGTCCATGCCTTCCTGTCG ATGCCCGGGTTGACCCACAACGTGGTGTCACCAACGAGCTTTAAGGCAGAATACAAGAACGCAGGTGGGACCTCCTCCATGTTCAGCAAGCCTGTCCGCTTCCAGGTGGACATCACGCCGTCTGAGGGCATGTCCGAGAAGCAGTCGGCTATCTACTCCGTTAGTTTCACACTCATCTCAG GCCCAAGTCGTCGGTTCAAGCGAGTGGTGGAACTGATTCAGCAGCAGCTGCTCAGCACCcctacgccccccacccacactTCCCACTCACGGACGTACGATGAGGTGCCCAATGACAGGTCACCGACTGGCAGATACGAGCAGTTTGGTCCCTCAGGATACGCAGCCCCCGCGGGGGCGTACCCACGTGCGCCTGGCACACGGAGAAAATCCTTCGATTCGGCAGCAAACTATGAAAACGAAGTTTTTGACTCAGACCTGCAATTTAGTCCACGACATGGTAGCCCACGTCGAGACACGGCAAAACTGATTGCCAACGGCCAGCCTGTTGGAAGGAGGCGCTCTTCCAGGGGGACAGACCTGGCTGCTGATTTCCGAAGAGAAACAAACTTATGA